The Neosynechococcus sphagnicola sy1 genomic sequence CCAAGTGTCTCCGTCTCCATCTCTCCGAGAGCGAATTATCAAACTGTCTGACCCTAAGCCATCGGTGGTTTCTTGGCGATCGCGCCTTGCCCGGTTCCGGCAGCAGGATCTGGCGATCGCAGCAGGATTGTTGATGTTGTTGGTTACTGGGTTGAATAACTTAGGTTTACAACACCAACTTGGTATTGCCCAAGCTAAACTCGATAGTCTCCAGGGTGAAAAGACCTATCTCTTTACCCTCAAGGGAACCCCAATTCAACACTCAGCTGTTGGCATCGTCGTGCTGGATGCAGTCTCGAACCGAGCCACCCTTGCCTTTCAAAATTTGAGTCCTCTCAAACCTGGCGAGTCGTATCACATGTGGGCTGTCATTGGTTCTAAAGTAGTTTCCTGTGGCCAGTTCCATGCGAATTCATTGCATCGAGTGATGGAAACCATTCCAGTTCCTGCCAATGTTTACAATGAAGAAACCGAAGCAGCAGGCTTCACCTTATTCGTGACGATTGAGTCTACTGAAAACGTGTCTCATCCCAGTTTAACTGTGGCTTTGAAAGCAACTGCTGAGATTTAGCGATCTCAGCACTAATCTCAGCCCTAATTGGTAAACTTTAGAAAGTCAGCTCTCAGGCTGTATTAAGAAATCATCGAGCCTTTTTCTAGGAGTGTAGTTCCAAATCAAATAGACTGTCTTCTCCAGCTTCCAAA encodes the following:
- a CDS encoding anti-sigma factor, whose amino-acid sequence is MSIDRYSPEEREHIEELLAGASLDALSTEDIAQFEDYLQKDPALSQELQYYLVCATSFAEDIPQVSPSPSLRERIIKLSDPKPSVVSWRSRLARFRQQDLAIAAGLLMLLVTGLNNLGLQHQLGIAQAKLDSLQGEKTYLFTLKGTPIQHSAVGIVVLDAVSNRATLAFQNLSPLKPGESYHMWAVIGSKVVSCGQFHANSLHRVMETIPVPANVYNEETEAAGFTLFVTIESTENVSHPSLTVALKATAEI